From the Rhizobium sp. SL42 genome, the window TCGGCGTGGTGCCCAAGGCCATTGCCGCCGGTGCCGACTGGGACCGATGGGTCATCGAGCCGCCTCTACCGCCGGAGGTCGCCGATCTCGGCTCCCCTTGGGAGGTCAATTTCGAGATCATTTCGGAGTTGAAGCCGGATCTGATCCTGAACACGCCCTATGGCGGAGCCCTGACACCGAGGCTACAGGAAATAGCGCCCGTCCTGCAGCTTGAAGTCTACACGGCCGACGGCGGCGATATTCTGCCGAAAGCTATCGCCGCAACCCGCAAACTCGGTGAAGCACTCGGCCGCAATGCCGAGGCCGCGCAATTCATCCTTGAGGCAGACACGCTTTTCGACAGCTGCCGCCAGCGCATCGCAAAGGTCGGCTCGCGGCCGGTTGCGATGGTCTATTTCATGGATCCGCGCCACGTCCGCATCTACACCTCGCCGGGCCTCTACGCCAATGTCCTGAAACGCATCGGCATGGAAAACGCCTGGACCGCAGAGGGCAATTTCTGGGGGTTTGAGACGATCCCGATCGAAAATCTGGCAACGATCACCGATCCCGAGGCACGCCTGATAGCCTTTGATCCCCTGTTGCCCGACGTCATGCCGATCCTTGAACGAAGCCCCCTATGGCAGACCCTGCCATTCGCCCGGCACGGCCATCTGACCGTCTTGCCCGGGTCGCTGATGTTCGGCATGCTGAATGATGCCATGCGCTTTGCCCGGATCATGACCGACTATGCAGAGGCCAGCGCATGATCAGCCGCTCCAACCTTCTTCCACTGCTCGTCACGCTGCTTCTGCTCGGCATGGCATCGATGCTCGCTTGGATGCAGATCGCCACGACGCTCCAGCTTGCATCGACGGCACCCGACTACGCCATCCGCTGGATGGTTCTGGTCTATTCCACCCTGCCGCGCATGGCGACGGCACTGCTGTGCGGCGCGGCGCTTTCCTTGTCTGGCGCTTTGTTCCAGCAGGTTCTGCGCAATCCGCTGGCCTCGCCGACCACGCTCGGCATATCTGCCGGCGCCAATCTGGCGCTGGTCCTGACCATGCTGTTTTTCCCGGCCCTGCTTGGCGTCGGGCGTGATCTGGCCGCTCTTGTCGGCAGCTCCGCCGCAGCCGGCCTTGTCTTCCTGCTCGGTGCAAGGCGCGGATTTTCTCCCTTCTCGCTGGTCATGGCTGGCCTGGTGGTCAGCCTATGGTGTGGCGGTCTCGCGGCAATCCTGACGCTGCTCAACGAGCGCTATCTGGTCAGTCTCTACATATGGGGCGCAGGTTCGCTGTCGCAGCAAAGCTGGGACACGTCGATCTCGCTGGCGCTGAAACTGCTTGTCATCGGCACCATGGCGGCGCTGATCATCCGGCCGCTGGGGCTGATCGAACTGGGCGAGGCCGGCGCAGCCTCCGTCGGTCTGAGACCGTCCCGCCTGCGCTTCATCGCCGTGACCCTGGCCGTGATGCTTGCAGCCTTCGTCACCAGCGCGGTCGGTGTGATCGGCTTTATCGGCCTCGTTGCCCCGACATTGGCGAGGCTCGTCGGTGCGAGGCGCCCGGCGGCCCTGCTCGCCTGGTCGACCGTCATCGGTGCCAGCCTGCTGTTCTTTGCCGACAGTGCCCTGATGAACCTCGCCGGCGCCTGGTCGGACATGCTGCCGACAGGGGCGGTTACCGCCGTCTTCGGTTCACCTCTCCTGCTTGCCATGTTGCCGCGCCTGAAGATCCGCAACCGGATCATCGAACAACCACGCCTGTCGGGCCCGGGCCTGATCTCGGCGCGATGGGGGCTCTGGATCGCCGGCCTTTGCTGCGTGGCAATCCTGATCGGCGCAATTTTCATTGGCCGCGCCACCAATGGCGATTGGGCGATTGTCTCCCCGGACCTCTGGCAGAGCATTCTGCCGCTGCGCTGGCCGCGGCTGGTCGCCGCCTTTGCCTCAGGCGCTATGCTGGCTGCCGCCGGCACCATCCTGCAGCGCCTGACGGGCAATGAGATGGCAAGCCCCGAAGTCCTCGGCATCAGCGCCGGTGCCACGCTCGGCATCACCATCGCCGTGTTTTTTGTAGCCGTCCCGAGCCTTGCCGGCCAACTCGGTTATGCGGCAATCGGCGCGCTGTCGGTTCTGGCGCTGATCTTCCTGCTCGCCGCGCGCTCTGGCCTCGCCCCGGAACGGGTTCTTCTGGCCGGGATTGCATTGTCGGCCATGGCAGACGCCGTTGTCGGCATACTGGGTGCGACCGGCGATCCGCGCACCGTCTTCCTGATGCGCTGGATGAGCGGTTCGACCTACAACGTCAACCAGCAGATTGCGGTCACTGTTTCCGGCCTCGCCATCCTCCTGGTCGCAGCAAGCCTGCTGCTGAGGCGCTGGCTCGATCTGCTGCCGCTGGGACAGCGCCCGGCAGGCTCCCTCGGCGTGCCGACAAGGGCCGCAAGGCTGGCGCTGCTGTTACTGGCGGGCCTTCTCAGTGCGGCCGCAACACTGAGCGTCGGCCCGCTCACATTCGTCGGCCTGATGGCCCCGCATCTGGCGCGTGAATTCGGTGCCCGGCGCGCGACGAGCCAGCTCGTGGTTGGCAGCCTCGCCGGCGGTGGCTTGATGGTCATGGCGGACTGGATCGGCCGGACGCTGCTCTTTCCCTATGAGGTTCCGGCAGGTCTGGTATCTGCGTTGATCGGAGCACCGTTCCTGATCGTCCTGATGCGGCGCAAAGCCTAGAGCCCGCAGCGGCCCTCGGCCACCGGGCATACCTGGCCGCAGCCGCCGACACCCGGCACGGCATAGCGCAGACAGCAGACGCGGCGCTGGCTGATCACAGAACCATCCGGGCCGGGTTCGAAACGAAGCGTGCGATAAAGCGGGTTGCGCCAGCCATCTGGCCATGAAGCGTCTTCGATCAGGGGCAAAGCCTCGATCTCCAGCGCCTTGTTGCCCAGCCGGCCGATTTCCCGGATCATCCAGTCGATATAGCCGGCGGCACTGGTCCACAGCACTTTCTTGCCGAGCCCGGAATGCGCGGCCACGGCATGGATCCATGGCTCGAGGTGATCGCGGATGACCGGGCTCAGCGCGTCGTGAATGCGGATCCCATTGCCGCTGCGATCCGAAACCGTGCCGATGTCTGCGAGCAGAAAACCCTTCGGCGCGGCTGTCGAAGGATCGATCAGCACCGTCAGTTCATCCAGCGCCAATGGCAAGCTCCGGCGCAGTTCCAGCCATGCGATTGCCGCGCCCATGCCGAGTGCGCTGAGATAATAGAGCGACCAGAGGGAGACCAACGCCCGGCGGTCCGTGCCTTCGGGAAATCGGGCAGCGTAGCGATCGATGACGGCATTGAACCGACCTTCATCAAGCAGATCGGCGCAGGCGATGCTTTCGGTATTGGCCGGCTGGATGAAATGGAAGTAGCCTGACGCATAAACGTAGCGCTCGCCAACCACCGCGCGGAGAAGACTGCCAAGATCCTTCGGCTCTGAGGCTGGGAGCTCGCCCTTGACCGCAAGAGGGCCCTGCACGCAGATCACAGTGGGCGCACCTTTGCAGGGGTCATCTGCCAGCGATGGCCATCGAGGTCTGATATGTGCCGGCTGACCGCTTCCGGGAAAGGCATGACAGCAATGTCTCCAATCATTCGGCCGGCCCACGGGGCCGACTTGCGTCAAATCATTGGCGCAAGCTAATTACCAAACGAAAAGAGTCAACTTTAAATCTGCTGATAGCGATGACTTTGTCCAGCAGCATCTCGGCGATCAGGCCGACAGCGCGTCGTAGGCAGCCACAGACTTGATCGCCCGCTCGGAGATCAGAGCGGCGGCATCGCCCGGCTTGTACAGGCTTGTGCCGAGACCGAAGGCGCGCACGCCGACCTTCCAGTAGTCGGCGAAATTGCTGTCCGACACGCCACCGACGGCACCGATGGGCAAGTTCGGCGGCAGGATCGCCTTGATACCGGCAATGCCCGATGGGCCAAGCGCGCTGGCCGGGAAGAACTTCAGCGCAGCAGCACCGGATTTGGCCGCGAGCAGGGCTTCCGTTGCCGTGAAGACGCCAGGCATAGTCACCATGCCGTGGTGTACGGCGCGGCGAATGACATCCGGCTCGACATTCGGTGTCACCAGCAGGTTGCCGCCGACATCCTTGAGCCGGTCGACCTGGGCGACTTCGAGCACTGTGCCGGCACCGATCAGGCAATTTTCCGGTGCGAGCCGCCGCGCCTTCTCGATCGATACGAAGGCATCGGGCGAATTCAGCGGGACCTCGATCGCCTCGAAGCCGGCCTCGACCAGCGCATCGACAGCCGCTTCGATCGCATCCGGCGTGATCCCGCGCAGAATGGCGACGAGATTGCGTTGGAGGGCTGGCCAGGCAACGACGGAAGCGGTCATGGAACTATTCCTTGAATTCGTGATCGAAAAGAGAAAGGGCAGAGGCGAGCAGGCCGCGGCGCACCAGAAGGCCGCCGTCCAGCAT encodes:
- a CDS encoding ABC transporter substrate-binding protein: MPFGRRQLLTGIASSLLAPRLSFGAQAPQRIISLDYGLASTAMALGVVPKAIAAGADWDRWVIEPPLPPEVADLGSPWEVNFEIISELKPDLILNTPYGGALTPRLQEIAPVLQLEVYTADGGDILPKAIAATRKLGEALGRNAEAAQFILEADTLFDSCRQRIAKVGSRPVAMVYFMDPRHVRIYTSPGLYANVLKRIGMENAWTAEGNFWGFETIPIENLATITDPEARLIAFDPLLPDVMPILERSPLWQTLPFARHGHLTVLPGSLMFGMLNDAMRFARIMTDYAEASA
- the fhuB gene encoding Fe(3+)-hydroxamate ABC transporter permease FhuB, with the translated sequence MISRSNLLPLLVTLLLLGMASMLAWMQIATTLQLASTAPDYAIRWMVLVYSTLPRMATALLCGAALSLSGALFQQVLRNPLASPTTLGISAGANLALVLTMLFFPALLGVGRDLAALVGSSAAAGLVFLLGARRGFSPFSLVMAGLVVSLWCGGLAAILTLLNERYLVSLYIWGAGSLSQQSWDTSISLALKLLVIGTMAALIIRPLGLIELGEAGAASVGLRPSRLRFIAVTLAVMLAAFVTSAVGVIGFIGLVAPTLARLVGARRPAALLAWSTVIGASLLFFADSALMNLAGAWSDMLPTGAVTAVFGSPLLLAMLPRLKIRNRIIEQPRLSGPGLISARWGLWIAGLCCVAILIGAIFIGRATNGDWAIVSPDLWQSILPLRWPRLVAAFASGAMLAAAGTILQRLTGNEMASPEVLGISAGATLGITIAVFFVAVPSLAGQLGYAAIGALSVLALIFLLAARSGLAPERVLLAGIALSAMADAVVGILGATGDPRTVFLMRWMSGSTYNVNQQIAVTVSGLAILLVAASLLLRRWLDLLPLGQRPAGSLGVPTRAARLALLLLAGLLSAAATLSVGPLTFVGLMAPHLAREFGARRATSQLVVGSLAGGGLMVMADWIGRTLLFPYEVPAGLVSALIGAPFLIVLMRRKA
- the fhuF gene encoding siderophore-iron reductase FhuF, which produces MQGPLAVKGELPASEPKDLGSLLRAVVGERYVYASGYFHFIQPANTESIACADLLDEGRFNAVIDRYAARFPEGTDRRALVSLWSLYYLSALGMGAAIAWLELRRSLPLALDELTVLIDPSTAAPKGFLLADIGTVSDRSGNGIRIHDALSPVIRDHLEPWIHAVAAHSGLGKKVLWTSAAGYIDWMIREIGRLGNKALEIEALPLIEDASWPDGWRNPLYRTLRFEPGPDGSVISQRRVCCLRYAVPGVGGCGQVCPVAEGRCGL
- a CDS encoding 2-dehydro-3-deoxy-6-phosphogalactonate aldolase, which gives rise to MTASVVAWPALQRNLVAILRGITPDAIEAAVDALVEAGFEAIEVPLNSPDAFVSIEKARRLAPENCLIGAGTVLEVAQVDRLKDVGGNLLVTPNVEPDVIRRAVHHGMVTMPGVFTATEALLAAKSGAAALKFFPASALGPSGIAGIKAILPPNLPIGAVGGVSDSNFADYWKVGVRAFGLGTSLYKPGDAAALISERAIKSVAAYDALSA